GCCAAGGATTGTTATTAATGGCACAGCAATTGAACCTAAAACTGCAAGTGCTTTAAATCCATAATAGGCAGTAGCTGTCATTGCAATTCCTGTAACTATAACTAATAATGTAGCGTTGAGATTTAACATTTTAGCAACTGGTAATGCAAACATGGCAACACCAACACCAAACCAGCCAATTTGTGTAAAACTAATTAGAACAGAAGATAGATAAGAGCCTTTTTCACCAAAGGAACGTCTTGCCAATAAATCCATTGTAAGCCCTGTGTTTTGACCTATATGAGCAAGAAGTGCAGTGTAAGCACCTAAAAAGGCATTACCTAGAATCATTGCAATAAAGAAATCCTTCAAGGTTAGGCCTAATCCTAAGTTACCACCTGCAGTCATACTTGGTGAGAAGAAAGTAAAACCAACTAGAACCACCATTAATGACCAAAAACCTTGTCTGCTTTTTTCATCTACCGCTGATAAAGAGTGCTCAGTGTCGACATTTTGTTTTTTTGCTAATTCTGACATAAAAACTCCTCCTTTATATTTTTATGCAACCACTTACAAACTAGGTAAAAATATAAGGTTAATAGTACGATTTATTATGTGCTATGGAGTTTATAATGATGTCATAAATGTAAACGGTTACATTTTATTATATATAGTTAGACATAAAAAACATAAATCCTTCTCAATTTTAAAATTTTTAAAACAAGTTTTCAATACCATGTACAATAATTAAGTTTCAAAGTGGATTTAGAGTATACTATGTAGTATTAGATCCCAAATTAGCTTGTTTATAAGCTAAGAAAGATAGGATTAAAATCTGTTGGCCAGTAGTTTTCTAGTAAAAAATCATAAGTTAAAATCATAGAAATCAAAATATAAGTTTATTAATATATTGAAAATATATAGGATTTTTACAAAGTGAAGTGTTTTTTTATGTTTTAGAAGGAAAAAATAATTCAAAAGAGAATCTAAATATGTAAACGTTTACATTTGAATGTCGAAAAAATTGCTTAACACATATTATATTAGAGGAGGAGTAGAATTGATACAAAAAAGAAATATTACTTTATTAACTGTTTCTTCAATTAGTATTTTCTTTATTTGGTACATAATTTTCTTTAGTAGTTTACCATCAGCACTTAATAGAATATTAGAAATATTATTATCTGTACTATTAGGAATTTCTATTGCTAATCTACTATGGGAAAATAGATTACATACATTAGAGAAATGTTGTGAAATTATTGATAAGAATAGATATGATGAGTCAATGTCTGATTACAAAGTACATAGAAAGCTAAAAAGGTACATAAATTCACTATCAAACCTTTTTAGGACATCTAAAGAAGCATATAAAAAGACATTAGAGACAAGTGTAAAAGTTGCTCAATCCATGATTTACCTAAATGAAACTATTAAAGAAATGGAAGTTGCTACAGAGCAAATAACTTCTTCTACAGAAAATTTAGCAGAGGGAGCATCAGACCAGATTCAGTCCTTGAAGAACATACTAGACTCCTTGGATGTTATTTATTATGATTTAGAAAAAATAACGAATAAATCTTATGAAAGTGTTGAAAGAGCTGATAGATCTTATACTAGTGCTAACGAGGGGAAGGGATTAATCCTTGAGACGAAAAATACTATAGATAAAGTATATCAATTAACTACAAGACTTCTAGGTCTTATAACAGACTTAAATAACCAAACAGTTAGTATATCACGATTCGTAACTACTATTTCAGAAATCTCTAACAATACCAATCTTTTAGCTTTAAATTCTTCCATAGAAGCTGCTAGGGCTGGAGAGCATGGAAAAGGGTTTGGAGTAGTGGCTAGAGAAATAGGAGTATTGGCTGAACAATCAAGAAAAGCTTCTAATGATATTGAAGTTATACTTAATGACACGAAAACAAAGTTGAATGAGCTAACTGTAGTATTAAGCGACAATTTAATTGAAGTGGAAAAAAGTATAGATATTGTTAATAAAACTAATAACTTCTTTGGGATAATTGAAGAAAGCACTTATTCATCTAAAGAAAGTATAAAGGACATTAGTAATTTTGTAAATGCAATTAAAGAAAAGGGGCAAGAAATTATAAACTCTGCTAGTGGTATTCAATCAGTTTCAGAAGCTAATGCGGCTGGAAGTCAAGAGTTAAGTGCAATGGCTCAAGAAATTAATGCTTCATTTAAAGACATTGTAACTAGTACAGAAGCATTGGCAGATGAAGCAAATCAGCTACAGCAAAGCTCTGCTTCTATGGCAATGGAGTCATACATGTATAATAAGGCATTAGAATTAATAAAAATAATAGATATGAAAAATCTTAATAATGATGAGTTATCAAGTATGGCAAAGCAACTTAAGCTAGATGATATATACATAGTAAATGACAAAGGAATTATTGTAAATTCTAGTGAAAAACAAGCTATTAACTTGGATTCTTATGAAATAGATCCTATTTCTAAGAAAGCAGCAGAAAGTAGTGCTGAATTCCTAGCGACTCCTATAAGAAAAAGGGTAGAGGATAATCAGATGTACAAGTTTCTTCATGTTCCTTTTAAGGGAGGAGTTGTTACAGTGTCTCTTTCTTTAAAATCTTTACTCAATATATGAGTGTTTGGACGGACAAGTATAGATCCGTCCTTAAAATGTTTATTTATACAATTAATAGTGATATAATTATGTAAAATATCATTATTATGGAGTGATATTATGTCGAACATAAGAAAAATATCTGAATTGGCAGGAGTTTCTGTGGCTACTGTTTCTAGAGTACTAAATCATCCAGAGACAGTTTCGGAAGAGACAAGGGATAGGATAATTAAAATTATGGAAGAGATAAATTATGTCCCTAATAGCATTGCCAGAAGTTTAAGTACAAATAGAACAAGTACTATAGGACTAATCATACCTAATATACTCAATCCGCTTTATCCCAGTATAGCTAAAGGAGTAGAGGATATATTCTTTAAGAAAGGATATAACATACTTCTTAGCAATACAGAAAATGATGCTAAAAGAGAAAAAGATTCTATTGAAATGCTATTAAGCAAGAAAGTAGATGGCCTTATAATTTGTTCTAGTACTTTAAAAAGAACTGAATTAGATATAATTTTAAAACAAAAGGTTCCACTAGTATTAGTGGGTGATTATATAGAGGATAGTGATATAAGTATTGTATATACAGATTATAAATTAGGTGGATACTTAGCTACAAATCATTTAATAAAGACCGGCTGCAAGATAATAGCCCATATAAGAGGACCTATGAATAATAAATCAAGTATGCAGAAACTAGAAGGGTATAAGAATGCCTTGTTAGAAGCTGGTATTGAATACGATGAGGAATATATTATTGAAGGAAACGATCAAATTGATGGTGGACAACTAGCAATTAAAAAAATGATTAAGAAAAAAGGAAAGCCAGATGGTATATTTGTGGCTAATGATTTAATGGCTTTAGGTGCTATAGAGGCAATAAAGGTGTTAGGTTACAAAGTACCAGAAGACATTGCAATAGTTGGATTTGATGATATTGATGTAGCATCGCTTATAGAGCCAAAGCTAACTACAATAATCCATCCAGTATATAGAATGGGACTTACATCAGCCAGACTTTTATTAGACTTAATAACTAATGAAGAAGAGGATTGCTTTAATCAAAAAATATTTATTCAGCCTATGTTAAAAATCAGGAAATCCTGTGGATATGATAATAGAATTGAAGAAATATTTAGTTAAAGGGTGATATTATGAGCCTATCAGTAGATTTTATGGGTATTAAATTAAAAAACCCAATTATTGTAGCAGCAAGTCCTTTGTCTGGTAATGGTAGTATGATAAGTAAGGCCATTGATGCAGGGGCAGGAGCAGTTGTAACACAGACAATAGCTAATGAAGTTAGACTTAATGTAAGACCTAGAATAGCGGCTAATTCTCTTGGTATGCAAAATATTGAACTATATAGCAATATAACTTTAGAAGAATGGGAAAGAGAAATATATTATGTAAAAGAAAAGGATGCAGTAGTTATAGCAAATATTTTAGCCCATACACCTTCAGAGATGGCATATATTGCAAAAAAAGTTGAGCGTTTTGGAGTAGATGCTATTGAGCTAGGGATATCTATTCCCCATGGAGAAGGAGTAGAGCTGCTTATAAGTAATATACAAAGATTATACAACTTGACTAAAATGGCAGTAGATTCAGTAAATATTCCGGTTATGGTTAAGCTTTCTCCTAATGTAAGTAATCTAACTGAACTAGCTAAAGTTGTGGAAGAGGCTGGTGCGTCAGCTATAAGTGCTATAGATACAATTAGGGCTATTATTGGAGTTGATATAGACAAAGGTAAGGCTATGCTGCCTACATACGGCGGGTATTCTGGAGAAGGCATTAGACCTATAGCTTTAGCAACAGTTGCAGGTATATCTCAGGCTGTAAAGATACCTGTTTCTGGCATTGGTGGAATAGAAAATTATAAGAATGTGATAGAATATATAATGTTAGGGGCAAGTACTGTTCAGCTCTGTACATCACTGATTATGAATGGATATGGTAGAATTAATGAGATATTAGGTGATTTAGAGAATTGGCTTGAACATAAAGGATTTAATTCTTTAGATGAGATACGTGGACAAGCATTATCATCCTTAAAATCCTTTGAAGAAATATCTATAGAACCATACATAGCAAAGGTTTCAAACGTATGCAATATGAATGATTGCAATATTTGTATAAAATCCTGCATGTATGGTGCTATTTCTACAAAAAATGATATAATAGTTATAGACGATTCTAAATGTACAGGCTGTGGTTTATGTGTCAGCCTATGTAAGAAAAAATTTATATATTTAGACTGGTAGTTAGTGGTGTGGGTATCTTATTGTAAAGTGGGGTGGTAAGATGTACAAATATTCGGGGATTACGGTAAGTGAGTTGCTAGAACTTGAAATCATGAGGGATGCAAAGATTTTAGGTGGGCAAGCAGGATTAAACAGAAAAATAACAAAATTGAATGTTATGGAAGTGCCTGATATTTTAAATTGGGTTGAGGATGGAGAATTTTTGCTTACTACAGCTTATTCTATAAAGGATAACTTGACTAAACTCCAAGAACTTATTCCAGAGTTGAATAAAAAAGGTTTAGCTGGATTAGGTGTGAAGACTAAGAGATAT
This genomic stretch from Proteiniborus sp. DW1 harbors:
- a CDS encoding tRNA-dihydrouridine synthase, which translates into the protein MSLSVDFMGIKLKNPIIVAASPLSGNGSMISKAIDAGAGAVVTQTIANEVRLNVRPRIAANSLGMQNIELYSNITLEEWEREIYYVKEKDAVVIANILAHTPSEMAYIAKKVERFGVDAIELGISIPHGEGVELLISNIQRLYNLTKMAVDSVNIPVMVKLSPNVSNLTELAKVVEEAGASAISAIDTIRAIIGVDIDKGKAMLPTYGGYSGEGIRPIALATVAGISQAVKIPVSGIGGIENYKNVIEYIMLGASTVQLCTSLIMNGYGRINEILGDLENWLEHKGFNSLDEIRGQALSSLKSFEEISIEPYIAKVSNVCNMNDCNICIKSCMYGAISTKNDIIVIDDSKCTGCGLCVSLCKKKFIYLDW
- a CDS encoding LacI family DNA-binding transcriptional regulator, yielding MSNIRKISELAGVSVATVSRVLNHPETVSEETRDRIIKIMEEINYVPNSIARSLSTNRTSTIGLIIPNILNPLYPSIAKGVEDIFFKKGYNILLSNTENDAKREKDSIEMLLSKKVDGLIICSSTLKRTELDIILKQKVPLVLVGDYIEDSDISIVYTDYKLGGYLATNHLIKTGCKIIAHIRGPMNNKSSMQKLEGYKNALLEAGIEYDEEYIIEGNDQIDGGQLAIKKMIKKKGKPDGIFVANDLMALGAIEAIKVLGYKVPEDIAIVGFDDIDVASLIEPKLTTIIHPVYRMGLTSARLLLDLITNEEEDCFNQKIFIQPMLKIRKSCGYDNRIEEIFS
- a CDS encoding methyl-accepting chemotaxis protein, with protein sequence MIQKRNITLLTVSSISIFFIWYIIFFSSLPSALNRILEILLSVLLGISIANLLWENRLHTLEKCCEIIDKNRYDESMSDYKVHRKLKRYINSLSNLFRTSKEAYKKTLETSVKVAQSMIYLNETIKEMEVATEQITSSTENLAEGASDQIQSLKNILDSLDVIYYDLEKITNKSYESVERADRSYTSANEGKGLILETKNTIDKVYQLTTRLLGLITDLNNQTVSISRFVTTISEISNNTNLLALNSSIEAARAGEHGKGFGVVAREIGVLAEQSRKASNDIEVILNDTKTKLNELTVVLSDNLIEVEKSIDIVNKTNNFFGIIEESTYSSKESIKDISNFVNAIKEKGQEIINSASGIQSVSEANAAGSQELSAMAQEINASFKDIVTSTEALADEANQLQQSSASMAMESYMYNKALELIKIIDMKNLNNDELSSMAKQLKLDDIYIVNDKGIIVNSSEKQAINLDSYEIDPISKKAAESSAEFLATPIRKRVEDNQMYKFLHVPFKGGVVTVSLSLKSLLNI